One Populus nigra chromosome 16, ddPopNigr1.1, whole genome shotgun sequence genomic window, TGGAGTTCTCAGATTTTTCTGGCATACGAAGGAAGGTATGGTGATGCCATGTAAGTAACTGTAACATCCCTTTCaaagaaggaaagagaaaaggagacgaaaaggagaaaagaacgAGAAGAAGCGGGGCTCTTTCAATTTCTATACCTCCATTAAAGGGGATAAGAGCCAAAAAGGAAACCCTGGCGCCCAAAGTGTGATCCTAAAACATCCATAGAACTTGCCAAAATTAGACAAATTGATGCAACACTTTCAACTCAATGGAACTATATCTAACTCCGGCCTGGAGCTGGTACACTATAAGAGCATACCGcctaaaacaaattatacttGCTAGCAATCACTACACCTGCTATTAAGCCTATTATTGACATTAGAATTGAGTTCATCCACTGCTGAACCTGTCTGATATGTTCACTCGACTACCAAAAAGGATTAACATGCACTTCTAATGCTTAAAAACACATTACAATAGTTTTTGGGAGCTTAACacgaaccaaaaacaaaaaaaacaaaacccacacAAAAGGCTACAGAAAGAGGTATTTTGGGGGTCTAAAATGATGCTCAAACAAAGAAGAACTTACAGAACCAAGCGAATTTGAGCATGAATTTTTCCTAAGAAGGTGAAGCTAGCAACAATTGtgacaacaatttaaaaaccagCATTTACAGAGCATGCATGAagcaagaaaaggagaagagaatGTGCATAAGTTCTTTCTACGTTCAACAACCCTCCAGATATCATCCTGCAGGAAGAGATGAGAATAAATAACTATGCGTGCTGAGATTCACTGCATCACATGCTTAGTCATGAAACAGGTATGACAACATGCGTGACTGCGTGtgcataaataaaatttcatggaTAAAGCTTGTATGCAGCTCCgagcacaaaaaaaatcaccgaACAAGATATCCAAAAAGACACCAACATCCCTTCTCCTTTCTTATTTTGCTACTGAACCTTCAAAACAATGAACCTAAGGAAATGCCTCATTTAGCTAGGACACGATAGAGTGGCTTGGATTCATTACAAGAAAACAAGGGTATACAAGCAATGATTTTGGCAAGAGAACTATAGCTGATGTATCTAAACCAATGAATCTATTATCCATTTAACTTGACGcacaaaaacaccaaaataataCAGCCTACTTTGAAGATATTGTTATCACGTGATGCTTCGTTCATTGATTCAAAAGGACACAAAAACTAAATGTGGCAGGAAGTAATAGACAACGTGAAAAAGGTTGAAAGGGGCCAATCTAGATGAATGTCTTATAGGATGtgcaattaataataaaatattatcctCGTAGAAAAAAACCACAATTCAGATACAACAGCATCAAAACTAATCCACATTCACTAATCACATGCACATGTGTGCGCACAGAAATTTGAAGAgcaggacttttttttttatccaatctaACTTGTTACTGCTAAGAGGCCCCAGAATATGACCTACAGCACTAGCTAATTGAGATATCCTATATTATTAACCATCCCAGATACAAGAAATCAAATCCTAATTGTTTCAAGGAGTTTGTGCTTGAGTACTGCTTCATTGATGTAAAAATCACTTGTGAATTTCTCACACTTCCTCATCAGGTTGTTGGTCTACCATGGTCTTCTCAACATGAGAGAGTAGCAAGAAATATAGATATTCTAGACATTCAAATGAATACccaatctttatatatataaaaaagacataaCTGAAAGTACAAAATCAAGCTCTTAAATCTCCAAGTCAAACCCACTGCGACGACACCAGACTCTTCAACTAATCCAAAATCTGTAGCATAAGCATCATATTCCTATTATAGTTTGGAGGGCTAAGCAACAAAGACATGTACTCTGAATGTGCACCCCAGTACCTTTCATGTGTTCTGTTCATAGGCAAACACGGTAATCCTGCTTGCAATTGAGAGCTCCCAAGAAACCAGAGTCAGAAGCATGCAATTGATTGTTGTGCTCATGTTTGTCATGCCACATTTTAACGCCAAGCATCTGTAAATCTCATCAATCCTACTTTCATCTTGACATTTTGTGAGCAAATGTAAACGAGAATGCAAAGGATggacataaaaacaaaataacaagatCCATACAGCAACCATGGCAGAACACCAAGGCAATTTTAAATGCACTGTATGCAAACATCAAACTTCAAAATCCTATTTTCTATGTAAGAACCCCATAACCATATAGGCAAAAGAATTCTATCTTCACCAAACAAAATAATGTGGCTCTAGAGATACTCTGTCAATCACAATTGCTTCACAATCAGAAGAACACAGAAAAGTCATAACTCACAGTTGTGTCGTCAATTCGTTGCACAACCATCTAGATCACagatattcaattaaaaaaataaatcgtaCCATCAATAAGACCAAACTATTATTGACAAGCATTAACAAAAACAGCCACTTATTacttaatgaaaacaaaaggagaaacaaaaacaataagaaactaaattaagtaaaaaaagttGTATGTTTACAAGAAACAGTACCCAGCAGCAATAATCAATCAAGATCCTCTTCTCTAGTATCAGATCCAAAGTTGGTATTCCCTCTTGAATCCCCATCATTGTTGTTCCCACTCCGGCTATTGCTGGCCTCTGCCGACGACCCAGCTGACCTACCACTACCACTACCACTACTAAACGGCCATGGAAATGGAATCCTAAACCTCCTCTCTCTCGGTGTCTGAGCATTACCATCGCTATTATCACCATCACTAATTGACCCACCACTATTAATTCCACCACCCACATTTTGATTAACCCCATTACTCCCATTCCCTTTCCTCTGCTCATAATCCTGATCATCGGTAGGCAACTCATATCTACAAACCGGACACGAATTATGCAATTCAAGCCAGGGCATGATACAATCCTTATGATAGATATGCTTACAAGGAATTTGTTTAGCTACCTCCCCTAGCTCAAAACTATCCTTGCAAACTGCACACTGTGAAGAATCCGATTGCATTAATTCCTCTGTTACCTTGACATCAGGAAGATTTTCAACCGCAGATTTGGCGGCCGGCGGTGTTCCATACCTATTAGGATCATTCTCCGCAAGCTGTTGAATTAGTTGTTCTAACCCTGGTCCGATAAAGTAATCTCCGAGATTCGCCGGAACACGAAATCCGGTGGGGTCCATTCCGCCCATACCAGGATTATTTTCAATCACAAACTGAATATTCGCTCCGCCGGCCCTCATGGTTTGCAGGTAATTTTGCAGGAACACAAAGGGATTGAAACCGTCGGGATCTTGAAATAGCGGCGACGCAGACGAGgagtttgttgttgttgttgaggtGGTCGATGATCGAGGAGTGGGGTTCATGCCTCCGAAAATGGAGGCAAAATCGTCGAGTAAGAGGGCGGGGCCGAGAGCAGCATCGAAAGGGTTAGGGCTAGGGTTTGGAGAATCGAGTTCTTCGAGGAAACCTTCGTGACAGTTAGGGCATGAGAGAGCGGTGGTTGGTGGAGTTATTGTTACCGTTCGGTTGCACTGGTAGCAGAAGTAGAGTTGCGGGACGCCGCCGGTGATGGAAGACATGAcgcctttttttattgaagaattaaaatgggatttttctgatttttgattttttttggtgtattttttagAAAGAGATTTTTTGGGTGAATTTATTGGTGTTTACGGAGAAATGAAAACGATGACGTATCTACGTAGAATTCCATGTTAAAGTTATGGTTGACCATTAATATTCATGGATTGGTTTTTAGTATTATCCTTCCCATCCAAAATTATGATCAATTCTTTTCATTATCTTGTAGCTACATATTTCGGATATCGTAACCCGAGCTGGTTAGACTTTGAGTATTAATTAGGATATCGCTACCCGAACATAAAGCTTTATTTGAAATCAACTTAAAGGGATGAGCTCGGTTAGCTAACCAGTCAGCACGTTAT contains:
- the LOC133675021 gene encoding E3 ubiquitin-protein ligase RING1-like; the protein is MSSITGGVPQLYFCYQCNRTVTITPPTTALSCPNCHEGFLEELDSPNPSPNPFDAALGPALLLDDFASIFGGMNPTPRSSTTSTTTTNSSSASPLFQDPDGFNPFVFLQNYLQTMRAGGANIQFVIENNPGMGGMDPTGFRVPANLGDYFIGPGLEQLIQQLAENDPNRYGTPPAAKSAVENLPDVKVTEELMQSDSSQCAVCKDSFELGEVAKQIPCKHIYHKDCIMPWLELHNSCPVCRYELPTDDQDYEQRKGNGSNGVNQNVGGGINSGGSISDGDNSDGNAQTPRERRFRIPFPWPFSSGSGSGRSAGSSAEASNSRSGNNNDGDSRGNTNFGSDTREEDLD